DNA from Xanthomonas hyacinthi:
TCGGCCAATGGCACCAACGTGTTCATCGACGGCGTCAGCCAGAAGAACTACGTGCTCACCGGCGGCGTCAGCGGCCAGGATTCGAGCCGCGGCAACCCGTTTCCGCAGTCGGCAATCGGCGAATACAAGGTCATCACCTCCAACTACAAGGCCGAGTTCGACCAGCTCAGCAGCGCCGCGGTGGTCGCGGCCACACGCTCGGGCGGCAACCAGTTCGAGGGCAGCTTCTTCTGGGACTACAGCAACGACAAGTGGCGCAAGCCCAGCCCGCTGGAAGAACGCGACGGCAAGCGCGACGCGTTCAAGGAAGAGCAGTACGGCGCCACCTTCAGCGGCCCGATCCTCAAGGACGTGGCGCACTTCTTCGTCGCCTACGAGGCCAAGGAATACGTGACTCCGGGCGTGGTCCAGGCCGGTTCGATCTATCGCGACCGCGTCGACGAACTGCCGGCGAACCTGCAGTCGCAGATCGGCACCTATCCGCAGCCGTTCAAGGAAGACCTGTACTTCGGCAAGCTCGACTGGACCATCGGCGAGAACCACTACTTCGAGCTCAGCGGCAAGTACCGCAAGGAGACCTCGGTCGACGGCATCGACGGCAGCAACGCCGCCTCGTATGCGACCGATACCTACCAGGAAGACAAGCGCGCCGACCTGCGCTACCAGTTCACCTACGGCCGCATCATCAATGACGCGCACCTGACCTACGAGAACTCCTTCGTCAATCCGCAGGCGGTCAACGACGGACTCGGCTACAACCTGATGTACTACCCGGCCGACGGCAATCCGGACACCATCCTCAGCGTCGGCGCCGGCTCCAACTACCAGCGCAAGGGCCAAAAGGGCACGGGCCTGCAGGACGACCTGACCATCCAGGATCTGCAGTGGTACGGCACGCACACGCTGAAGATGGGCGTCAAGTACAAGCACGTGGAACTCAACACGCTGCAGCAGATCCCGTACAACCCGCAGTTCTACTACAACATCCTGACCAGCACCGAAGTTCCCTACCAGGTGCAGTTCGGCGATGCGGTCGCCGGCACCGGCGGCGGCAACGCGGTCTCCAAGAACAAGCAGTACGGCATCTACCTGCAGGACGACTGGGAGGTCAACGAGCACCTGACCCTGAATCTGGGCGTGCGCTGGGACTACGAGAAGACCCCGTCGTTCCTGAACTTCCAGACCCCGGCCGACGTCGCTTCGGCACTGTTGAACTGGAGCAACCTCGACAACGCCGACTACACCATCCGCGACTACATCAGCACCGGCAACAACCGCAAGGCGTTCAAGGATGCCTGGCAGCCGCGCCTGGGCTTTTCCTACGATCTGGCCGGCGATCAGCGCCACGTGATCTTCGGCGGCGCCGGCCGCGCCTACGACCGCAACATCTTCGACTACCTGTCGCTGGAACAGCTCAACGGCAGCTTCCGTTCCTACACCTACTACTTCCAGTCGGCGGCCAATCCGTGCCGCGGCCAGCCATGCCTGGCCTGGGATCCGTCGTACCTGGATCCGGCCACGCTGCAGGCTCTGGTGGCCGGCGGCGGCGCCGGCAGCGGGCGCGAGATCTACCTGATCGACAACGCCATCAAGACCCCGTACTCGGACCAGTTCAGCCTGGGCATGCGCAATGCGGTGGACCTGTGGGGCAATCGGTGGAACACCGAGGCGACGCTGTCGCACATCGCCAGCCATGACGGCTTCGCGTTCATGCTCGGCAACCGCCGCGCCGACGGTTCGTTCTTCGCCCCTGGCACCACCTATGGCGCGCCGTTCGGCGAAGGCCCGGACGGCTTCGGCAGCGTGCTGCTCGGCACCAATGCGCTGGAGACGCGCAACGACTCGCTGGGGCTGAAGATCGACAAGCCGTACACCACCAAGTCCGGCTGGGGCGTGACCCTGGCCTACACCTACAGCAATGCCAGGGAGAACCGCCAGTTCGGCGAGCACTATTCGCTCGACTACCCGAGCATCGGCGGCTACGGCTGGCACCAGGCCGCCGGCGTGCCCAAGCATCGCCTGGTCGCGACCGCGATCTACGACTTGCCGTGGGCCATCACCCTGTCCGGCAAGCTGACCCTGTCCACGCCCACGCCGTTCTACGGCAGCAACTGCCTGGCCGGCAACGACCAGTGCTACATCGCCGAGTTCACGCCGGACCGCAGCATCGGCTACAAGGACCTGAGCCTGACCTTGAACAAGCAGTGGGACACCGGCAGCAACGTCAAGTTCAACGTCCGTGCCGACGTGCTCAATGTGTTCAACTGGATCAACTACAACGGCTACGGCGCCAATACCGGTACCGCGACCGACCGGGACACCGCGTATGGCACCACCGATGACCAGATCTATGGTCAGATGCGCACGGTCCGGCTGTCGTTCGGCCTGAATTGGTAAGCGATTGCAGCAAGGCCGCCACGGAAGGTTGCGTGGCGATCGCAGCGGATCCCGGAATGGGATAGGTTCAACCGTGCATGTAAGCGATTTCACAGGGGTGTCGAAGGCATGAAACCGGGCAGCGTCGCACGCTCACCATTGGTCCTGCTGCTGGCGGCGGTCACGCTGCTGGCATCCTGCAAGAAAACCGAGGAGCCCTCCGTAACGGACAAGAAGCCGGTAAAAGTGATCCTGATCGAAGCGGAACTCCCCCCCAAGCTGGTCAAACCCGAATTGCCGCCGCTGTTCGACGACATCGAACGGCGCACCTTCCAGTTCTTCTGGGACACCACCAACGAGCAGAACGGCCTGGCGGTGGACCGCTACCCGTCGCGCCCGTTCGCCAGCATCGCCTCGATCGGTTTTGCGCTCACCGTCTATCCGATCGGCTACGAGAACGGCTGGATCAGCCGCGAGCAGGCGGTGCAACGCACCCTGACCACGCTGCGCTTCCTGCGCGATGTGCCGGTCGGTCCGCAGCGCACCGGCCGCGCCGGCTACAAGGGCTTCTACTACCACTTCCTGGACATGCAGAAAGGCCTGCGCTACGACCAGTGGGTGGAACTGTCGAGCGTGGACACCGCGCTGCTGATGATGGGCGTGCTGTTCGCGCAGTCCTACTACGAGGGCGACAGCGCCGACGAGAAGGAGATCCGGCAGATCGCCGACACGCTGTATCGGCGCGTGGACTGGAAGTGGATGCAGCAGCGCACGCCGCTGATCACGATGGGCTGGTACCCCGAGCGCGGCTTCATCCAGCACGACTGGATGGGCTACAACGAAGGCATGATGGTCTACCTGCTGGCGCTGGGCTCGCCGACCCATCCGGTGGAACCCGATGCGTGGCAGGAGTGGACGCGCACCTACAACAAGGATTGGGGCGTGTACTACGGCCAGGAATACCTGGCGTTCGGGCCGTTGTTCGCGCACCAGTACAACCACGTCTGGATCGACTTCCGCGACATCCAGGACCAGTACATGCGCGAGCACGGCATCGACTACTTCCTCAATAGCCGCCGCGCCACGCTCGCGCAGCGCGAGTACGCCATCGACAACCCGATGAAGTGGAAGGAGTACGGCGAGAACGTGTGGGGCCTGACCGCCAGCGACGGCCCGCAGAACACCACCCAGGACTACCGCGGCGAACAGCGCCAGTTCTTCCATTACCGCACCCGCGGCGCCGGATTGTTCGAGGCCTTCGACGACGGCACGATCGCGCCGACCGCGGCGGTGTCCTCGATCGTGTTCGCGCCGGAAGTGGCGATCCCGGCGACGCAGGAGATGCACAAGCGCTTCGGCGACTTCATCTATTCCAGCTACGGCTTCCTGGATTCGTTCAATCCCAGCTTCAACTACGATATCCCGCTCAAGACCGGGCGCATGCTGCCCAACCGCGGCTGGGTCGCTGGCGACTACATCGGCATCGATCAGGGCGCGATCGTCACGATGATCGCCAATTACCGCAACGAGTTCGTCTGGACCGTGATGAAGAAGAACAAGTACCTGCGCACCGGCCTGGAACGCGCCGGCTTCAGCGGCGGCTGGCTGACCCCGGAAGGCGAGGCGCAACCGCTGCCGAAGAAGGACGAACAGGCCGCCGTGGCGCGCGCGCTGGGCATCGCCGAATCGCGCGCCGCGTCCGCCGAGGCGCAGCCCAATCCCGCGCAGCGCCAACCGCAGAATCCGCAATGAGCGCGTTGCGGATGATGCGTCGCTGGGTGACGCTGGGCGTGCTGGTGCTGGCCGTGTGCGGTTGCGCGCGCGCGCCGCAGGGCGAGGTGGTGCGGTTCTGGGCGATGGGTCGCGAGGCCGAGGTGGTGGCCGAGCTGATCCCCGAGTTCGAGAAGGAACATCCCGGTATCCACGTGGATATCCAGAACATCCCGTGGACCGCCGCGCACGAGAAGCTGTTGACCGCGTTCGCCGCCGACGGGCTGCCCGACGTGTGCCAGCTCGGCAACACCTGGATTCCCGAATTCGCCGCGCTGGATACGCTGCAGCCGCTGCAGCCCTACGTGGACACGTCCAAGGTGGTCGATCCGAAGGATTACTTCGCCGGCATCTGGGATACCAGCGTCATCGACGGCCAACTGTACGGGGTGCCGTGGTACGTGGACACGCGCCTGCTGTTCTACCGCAAGGACATGCTGAAGGATGCGGGCGTGGAAAAACTGCCGCAGACCTGGGCCGAGTGGGAGCAGGCCATGGCCGCGGTGAAGCAGCACGTGGGGCCGAAGCGCTACGCGATCCTGATGCCGATCAACGAATTCGAGCAGCAGCTGTCGCTGGGCCTGCAGCTGGACGATCCGTTGCTGCGCGACCACAACAACTACGGCAACTTCCGCAGCCCCGGTTTCCGCAAGGCGCTGGGCTTCTACGCCAACATGTTCGAACAGGGCTGGGCGCCGAAGATGTCCGAGACCCAGATCTCCAACGTGTGGGACGAATTCTTCAACGGCTTCTATGCGTTCTACATCTCCGGGCCGTGGAATATCCGCGAGTTCCGCAAGCTGGAGCCGGCGGCGCTGAAAGGGCAGTGGGGCACGATGCCGTTGCCGGGTCCGAGCGGCCCGGGCGCCGGTATCGCCGGCGGCACCAGCCTGGTGATCTTCCGCAAGTCGCAGCAGAAGGACGCGGCGTGGAAGCTGATCGAGTTCCTGTCGCGGCCGCAGACCCAGGCGCGGTTCCACGCGCTGATCGGCGACATGCCGCCACGGCGCAGCACCTGGGCGTATCCGTCGCTGGCCAACGATCCGTTGGCGCACGCGTTCCGCGATCAGCTGGAGCGGGTCAAGCCGGCGCCGAAGGTGTTGGAGTGGGAGCGCATCGTGCAGGAAATGCGGCTGGTCACCGAGCGCGTGGTGCGCGGCGGCGAAAGCCAGGAGCAGGCGGTGCAGGATCTGGACAAGCGCGTGGACGAAATCCTGGAGAAGCGGCGCTGGATCTACCAGCAGCAGCATCCGCAGGCAGCGGCGGCGCCGGCTGCGGGAGCGGCGCCATGAAGCGCGGTTCCCTGGTCGGCTGGCTGTTCGCCGGGCCGGCGCTGCTCGTGATCGGCGTGTTCTTCGGCCTGCCGGTGTTGTCGGCGCTGGCGCTGAGCGTCACCGATTTCGACCTGTACGCGCTGGCCGACAGCAACCACCTGCGCTTCGTCGGCTTCGGCAACTACATCGAGTTGCTGCAGACGCAGATGTTCTGGAAGTCGCTGTGGAACACCACCTACTTCGTCATCGTCGGCGTGCCGCTGTCGATCGCTGCCTCGCTGGGCGCGGCGCTGCTGCTCAATGCGCCGGTGGCGCGGTTCAAGGCGCTGTTCCGCACCGCGTTGTTCGCGCCGGTGGTGACCACGCTGGTGGCGGTGGCGGTGATCTGGCGCTACCTGTTCCACACCAGCTACGGCCTGGTCAACTACGGCCTGAGCCATCTGGGCATCGGCCCGATCGACTGGCTCGGCGACCCGCACTGGGCGATGCCGACGATCATGCTGTTCGCGGTGTGGAAGAACTTCGGCTACAACATGGTGATCTTCCTGGCCGGCCTGCAGGGCATCCCGCAGGACCTGTACGAGGCCGCGCGCATCGACGGCGCGTCGAAGTGGCGGCAGTTCCTGCACATCACCCTGCCGATGCTGGGGCCGGTGCTGCTGGTGGTCGGGGTGATCACCGTGTCTGGCTATTTCCAGCTGTTCGCCGAACCCTACGTGATGACCCGCGGCGACCCGCTGCAAAGCACGGTCAGCGTGCTGTACTTCATGTTCGAGGAAGGCTTCAAGTGGTGGAACCTCGGCCGCGCGTCGGCGGTGGCGTTCCTGCTGTTCCTGATCATCCTGGGAGTGACCTCCGTGATGCTGCGCTTCGGCCGCAAGAAGGACCTGGTATGAGCCGCGAAATCGGTGCGTCGCGCTGGAACACGCTGCTGGTCAACGGCGGGCTGCTGGTGCTGGCGTTGATCAGCCTGGCGCCGCTGCTGTGGATGCTGTCGGTGTCGTTCATGCCGGCCGGACAGGCCAGCCGCTTCCCGCCGCCGCTGCTGCCCACCGGCCCGACCCTGGCCAACTACGGCGAGCTGTTCTCGCGCACCGGCATGGCCCGCAATTTCGCCAACAGCCTGCTGGTGTCGTGCGCGATCACCTTCGGCTCGCTGCTGGTCAACACCATGGCCGGCTACGCCTTCGCCAAGCTGCGCTTCGTCGGCAAGGAGCGGATCTTCCAGGTCCTGCTGGCGGCGCTGGTGATCCCGGCGCAGGTGGCGATGCTGCCGCTGTTCCTGCTGATGAAGCAGCTGCACCTGGTCAACAACTTCGGCGGGGTGGTGGTGCCGGCGCTGGCGACGGTGTTCGGCATCTTCCTGGTGCGGCAGTACGCGCGCTCGATCCCGGACGAGTTGCTGGAGGCGGCGCGCATCGACGGTGCCGGCGAGCTGCGCATCTTCTTCCAGATCGTGCTGCCGATGCTCAAGCCGGTGCTGGTGACGCTGACCATCTTCACCTTCATGGCCGCGTGGAACGACTTCATGTGGCCGCTGATCGTACTGACCGACCAGGAGCACTACACCTTGCCGGTGGCGCTGGCGGCGCTGTCGCGCGAGCACATCATGGACGTGGAGATGATGATGGCCGGCGCGGTGGTGACGGTGATCCCGGTGCTGGCGCTGTTCCTGGCGCTGCAGCGCTACTACATCCAAGGCTTGCTGCTGGGTAGCGTGAAGGGGTGAGGGAGCGCGCTTGCGAGCCATTGGCTCGCGCGTTCCCGAACGCCCGGCCATGGATGGCCGGGCCGGACGTTCTGGAGTGGGAGTATTGCGCCACGGATGGCAGCGGTTTTGCCGATCATGGAGCGCCACTGGCGCGCGTTGCGCCGAACGCCTGGCCATGGATGGCCAGGCCGGGTTGTCCGGAGCCGATCCGTTGCGCCAGGGATGGCATGGGAAAGATGCGAGTGCGGCGATGCGCTTGCGAGCCATTGGCTCGCGCGTTCCCGAACGCCCGGCCATGGATGGCCGGGCCGGCGTGTCCGGAGCCGGTATGCTTTGCCATGGAGGGCATGGAGGATGTACGCGTGTGGGGTCGTGCGAATCGCCGGCCATGATGGGCGCGCACCTGTAGCAGGGGCTTCAGCCCCGACGCCTTACCGGTACAGCGTCGGGGCTGATCCCGAAAAGGGGACAAGAGCCCCTCCTACAAAAAAGCCAACGACACAACGGGGAAGAGGTTCATGACGGGAACGGCGATGACGAGCAGGCGGTGGACGATGGCCATCCTGGGCCTGGCGGCGGCGCAGGCCTGCGCCGCAGCGCCGACCGCGCCGGTGCCGCTGGACGGTTTCAACAACCTCGACAACTGGCAGATCGTCGTTTCCAACCAGATCACCGCCTCGACCCGGCTGGTGCAGGCCGCCAGCGGCGGTCGCGCCAAGGCGATCTGCCTGGATTACGACTTCAACGGCGTCTCCGGCTATGCCGGCATCCGCCGCGCGATCCCGATCGACTATCCGGACAACTACCAGCTCGCGTTCCAGCTGCGCGGCGATTCGCCGAGCAACGACCTGCAGTTCAAGCTGGTCGACGCCAGCGGCGACAACGTGTGGTGGGTCAACCGGCCGCGCTACGACTTCCCCAAGCAGTGGACCACGCTCAGCTTCAAGAAGCGGCAGATCGACAAGGCCTGGGGGCCGAGTCCGGAGAAGGAGCTCAAGCGCAGCGCGCAGGTCGAGTTCACCATCTACAACCAGGTCGGCGGCAAGGGCACGGTGTGCTTCGACCAGCTGAGCCTGACCCCGCTACCGCCGCAGGACGATTCGCCGCTGACGGTGAAGGTCAGCGCCGACACCGCACCGGCCTTGGAGCAGCGCATCGCCGACGGCAAGCCGGACACGGTGTGGTACAGCGGCAACGCCAAGACTCAGACGATCATGCTCGACCTGGGCAAGGTGCGCGAGTTCGGCGGCGCCAAGGTGCAGTGGGCGCCGGGCGTGTATGCCTCGCGCTACAAGCTGCAGGGCTCGGCCGACGGCCGCAGCTGGCGCGAGCTGCGCAGCGTCAGCGCCGGCAACGGCGGCACCGACTGGTTGCCGATGCCCGAAACCGAGGCGCGCTACGTGCGCATCGACCTGGAGGACGGCCCCAGCTTCCGCTACGGCATCGCCGATATCGCGCTGCAGCCGCTGGCCTTCGCCGCGACCCCGAACGACTTCGTCAAGTCGGTGGCGGCCGATTCCACCCGCGGCTGGTTCCCGCGCGGCTTCAGCGGCGAGCAACCGTACTGGACCATCGTCGGCCTGGACGGCGGCCGCGAGCAGGGGCTGGTCGGCGAGGATGGCGCGATCGAAGTGGGCAAGGGCGGCTTCAGCATCGAGCCGTTCCTGCTGCTGGACGGCGAGCGCCTGAGCTGGGCCGACGTGAAGACCGCGCAGAGCCTGCAGGACGACTACCTGCCGATCCCGAGCGTGGACTGGAGCCACGACAACGCCGGCCTGCGCATCACCGCCTTCGTGCAGGGCACGCCGGAGCAGGCGCAGCTGGTGGCGCGCTACCGGCTCAGCAACCCAAGCAAGAAGCCGCACGACTACACCCTGGCGCTGGCGGTGCGGCCGTTCCAGGTGAATCCGCCCAGCCAGTTCCTCAACACCGTCGGCGGGGTCAGTCCGATCCATCTGCTGGCGTTCGACGGCGCCCAGGTGCAGGTCAATGGCGAGCCGCGCGTGTTCGCGGTGCAGAAGCCCGACGCGGCCTATGCCACCGCGTTCGACGCCGGCATCGACATCGAGCGGCTGGCCGCCGATGGCGCCGCGCTGCCGCAGCAGGCGGCCGATGCCGACGGCCTGGCCTCGGGCGCGCTGCTGTACCGCGGGCGCCTGGCCCCGGGCGAGGTGCGTGAAGTGGCCTTGCTGATTCCGCAGACCGGTGCGCAGGCGCTGCCGACCGGGTTCGATGCGGCGCGCGCGCAACAGCTGGTGGCCGCGCAGTGGCGCGAGAAGCTGGACCGGGTGCAGCTGCACGTGCCGGCCGAGGGCAAGGCGCTGGCCGACACCCTGCGCACCGCGCTGGCGCACATGCTGATCTCGCGGATCGGGCCGCGCCTGCAGCCGGGCACGCGCTCGTATTCGCGCAGCTGGATCCGCGATGGCGCGATGATTTCCGAAGGCCTGCTGCGCCTGGGCCGTGCCGACGTGGTGCGCGAATACCTGGATTGGTACGCGCCGTACCAGTTCGCCAACGGCATGGTGCCGTGCTGCGTGGACGACCGCGGCAGCGACCCGGTGCCGGAGAACGACAGCCACGGCGAACTGATCTTCGGCGTCGCCGACTACTACCGCTACAGCGGCGACCGCGCGTTCCTGGAGAAGATGTGGCCGCACGTGCTGGCCGCGTACGCGTACATGGAACAACTGCGGCTGAGCGAGCGCACCGAGGAGAACCGCGCGCGCAATCCGGCGTTCTACGGGATGATGCCGGTATCGATCAGCCACGAAGGCTATTCGGCCAAGCCGATGCATTCGTACTGGGACAATTTCTGGGCGCTGCGCGGCTACAAGGACGCGGTGGCGATCGCCGCCGAGCTGGGCCGCATCGACGATGCGGCGCGTTTGGCCGCCGCGCGCGACGCGTTCCGCCAGGACCTGTACGCCTCGCTGGACAGCGCCGCGCAGCAGCACCACATCGATTTCCTGCCGGGTTCGGCCGAGCTGGGCGATTTCGATCCCACCTCCACGACCATCGCGCTGGCGCCGGGCGGCGAGCAGGGACGACTGCCGCCGCAGCTGCTGAACCGCACCTTCGAGCGCTACTGGGGCGAGTTCGCCAGCCGCCGCGACGGCCAGCGCGAATGGAAGGACTACACCCCGTACGAGTGGCGCAACGTCGCCGCGTTCGTGCGCCTGGGCTGGCGCGAGCGCGCCTGGGATGCGACCCAGTTCTTCTTCAAGGACCGCGCGCCGCAGCCCTGGAACCAATGGGCCGAAGTGGTCTCGCCCACGCCGCGCAAGCCGTTCTTCGTCGGCGACCTGCCGCATGCCTGGGTGGCGTCGGACTTCGTGCGCTCGGTGCTGGACATGTTTGCCTATACGCGCGACATCGACGACAGCCTGGTGCTGGCGGCCGGCGTGCCGGCGGCGTGGTTCGACGGCAAGGGCATCGCGATCCAGGACCTGCGCACCCCGCAGGGCGAGCTGAGCTACCAGCTGCGGCAGCAGAAGAATCGCCTGACCCTGGGCATCAGCGGCGGCCTGCGCGTGCCCAGCGGCGGCCTGGTGCTGCCGTGGCCGCATCCGGGCGAACCCGGGCGCACCCTGGTCAACGGCGAAGCAGCGCAGTGGGAAAACGGCGAGCTGCGGATCCGTTCGTTGCCGGCGGATGTGCAGATTGAGGTGCGTTGAAGCTGGGAATGGGGAGTGGGGAATCGGGAATCGGAACAGCAAAAGAAAAAGCGCCGGCATGCCGGCGCTTTTTTTGTTCGCTTTTCGAGTCCTGAGTCCTGAGCCTCGAAGTCCCGGCTTACCGATTCCCGATTCCCGGTTTCCGATTCCCTACAGAGCGGACAATGGCCGCCGCCTTCGCCGCGCTCTCCCGCACCTTGTCCCACTCGCCGTTGGCCAGCCACTCCTTCGGCACCATCCACGAGCCGCCGATGCAGACCACGTTCGGCTGCGCCAGGTAGTCGGCGGCGGTGCTTTCGCCGATGCCGCCGGTGGGGCACAGCTTCAGGTCCGCCAGCGGACCGGCCAGGCCCTTGAGCATCGCCAGGCCGCCGACCGCGGTGGCCGGGAACAGCTTGCAGACGCGGAAGCCGCGCGCCATCAGCGCCAGCAGTTCGGTCGGGGTGGCCGCGCCCGGCACCACCGGCAACGGCGCTTGCGCCAGCGCGTCGGCCAGTGCCGGCGGCGTGCCCGGGGTGACGATGAAATCGGCGCCGGCGTCGATCGACTGGCGCAGCTGGATTTCGCTGAGCACGGTGCCGGCGCCGATCATGATGTCCGGCAGCTCGCGCTTGAGCATCGCCAGCGCCTGCATCGCCACCGGCGTGCGCAAGGTCAGCTCGATCGCCGGCAGGCCGCCTTCGAGCAGCGCGGCGGAGACGCGGCGCGCCTCGTCCAGGCTGTGGACGGTGACGACCGGCAGGATGCCGGCGGCGTGCAGGAGGTGTTCGGCTTTGTTCTGGTGTTCGGCGATGGTCATGAGGGTCTCGTGTTCGCGATGATGGCGGGTGTTGTGCATCGGCCGCAGGCGGCCGACGCGGGCTAGGCGTGATGGTAGGTGTGGTGCGGTAGGCGTGGTGCGGGTGGCGCCGCTCCGGGTCGCAGGCTTACGCGTCCTTTGCCTCGTGCGGCGCGGCAGCGGCCTCGCTGCTGCGGCCCAGGTCGTACTCGGCGTCGTAGTCCCAGACGTCGCCATCGGCCGCGGGCGGGCCGCAGGAGATCGAGATCGCGCCCTGGTCCGCAGGGCCGACCACGCGGCGATTGAGCGCGAACAGGTTGCGGCCGAGGTCGTGCGCGGCCGGCGCGGTGTTCGGCGCCAGCGCACGCGTCGCCCATTCGGCGGCATCCACCAGCACTTCCAGGGTGCCGGCCTCGCCGTCCAGGCGCACGATATCGCCTTCGCGCACGCGCGCGATCGGGCCGCCGCGCGCCGCTTCCGGGGTCACGTGGATGGCGGCCGGGAACTTGCCCGAGGCGCCGGACAGGCGTCCGTCGGTGACCAGCGCCACGCGCCGGCCCTGGTTCTGCAGCAGGCCCAGCAACGGCGCCAGCGAGTGCAGTTCCGGCATGCCGTTGGCGCGCGGGCCCTGGTAGCGCAGCACCACCACGAAGTCGTGCGGCAGCACCCCGGCGGCGTGCAGCTTGTTCAAGGCCTGCGGCGCGTCGATCACCACCGCCGGCGCCTCGATGGTGCGGAACTCCGGCTTCACCGCCGACAGCTTGATCAGCGAGCGGCCGAGATTGCCGCGCAGCAGGCGCAGCCCGCCCTGCGCCTCGAACGGGTTCGAGGCCGGGCGTACCACCGCCTCGTCGGCGCTCCTGGCCGGGCTCGGCACATAGGCCAGCGCGCCGTTCTGCACGCACGGCTCGTCGCCGTAGGCGCGCATGCCGCCGGGCACGATGGTGGCCAGGTCGTCGTGCATCAGCCCGGCGTCCATCAGCTCGCGGAACACGAAACCCACGCCGCCGGCAGCGGCGAAATGGTTCACGTCGGCCTCGCCGTTGGGATACACCCGGGTCAGCAGCGGCACGATCTGCGACAGCTCGTCCAGATCGTCCCAGGTCAGCACGATGCCGGCCGCACGCGCCACCGCTACCCAATGGATGGTGTGGTTGGTGGAGCCGCCGGTGGCCATCAGCGCGACCGCGGCGTTGACGATCGCGCGTTCGTCGATCAGCCGGCCGAGTGGGCGGAAATCGCTGCCCAGCGCGGTGATGCGCAGCGCGCGCTCGGTGGCCTGCTGGGTCAGCGCATCGCGCAGCGGCGTGCCCGGATTGACGAACGAGGCGCCAGGCAGCTGCACGCCCATCGCTTCCAGCAACACCTGGTTGGAATTGGCGGTGCCGTAGAAGGTGCAGGTGCCGGGCGCGTGGTAGGAGGCCGATTCGGCGGCCAGCAGTTCCTCGCGGCTGGCCTGGCCGGCGGCGTAGCGCTCGCGCACTTCGGCCTTCTGCTTGTTGGGGATGCCCGGGGTCATCGGCCCGGCCGGCACGAACACCGCCGGCAGGTGGCCGAAGGCCAGTGCGCCGATCAGCAGGCCGGGCACGATCTTGTCGCACACGCCCAGGTAGATGGTGCTGTCGAACATGTCGTGGCTG
Protein-coding regions in this window:
- a CDS encoding discoidin domain-containing protein → MAILGLAAAQACAAAPTAPVPLDGFNNLDNWQIVVSNQITASTRLVQAASGGRAKAICLDYDFNGVSGYAGIRRAIPIDYPDNYQLAFQLRGDSPSNDLQFKLVDASGDNVWWVNRPRYDFPKQWTTLSFKKRQIDKAWGPSPEKELKRSAQVEFTIYNQVGGKGTVCFDQLSLTPLPPQDDSPLTVKVSADTAPALEQRIADGKPDTVWYSGNAKTQTIMLDLGKVREFGGAKVQWAPGVYASRYKLQGSADGRSWRELRSVSAGNGGTDWLPMPETEARYVRIDLEDGPSFRYGIADIALQPLAFAATPNDFVKSVAADSTRGWFPRGFSGEQPYWTIVGLDGGREQGLVGEDGAIEVGKGGFSIEPFLLLDGERLSWADVKTAQSLQDDYLPIPSVDWSHDNAGLRITAFVQGTPEQAQLVARYRLSNPSKKPHDYTLALAVRPFQVNPPSQFLNTVGGVSPIHLLAFDGAQVQVNGEPRVFAVQKPDAAYATAFDAGIDIERLAADGAALPQQAADADGLASGALLYRGRLAPGEVREVALLIPQTGAQALPTGFDAARAQQLVAAQWREKLDRVQLHVPAEGKALADTLRTALAHMLISRIGPRLQPGTRSYSRSWIRDGAMISEGLLRLGRADVVREYLDWYAPYQFANGMVPCCVDDRGSDPVPENDSHGELIFGVADYYRYSGDRAFLEKMWPHVLAAYAYMEQLRLSERTEENRARNPAFYGMMPVSISHEGYSAKPMHSYWDNFWALRGYKDAVAIAAELGRIDDAARLAAARDAFRQDLYASLDSAAQQHHIDFLPGSAELGDFDPTSTTIALAPGGEQGRLPPQLLNRTFERYWGEFASRRDGQREWKDYTPYEWRNVAAFVRLGWRERAWDATQFFFKDRAPQPWNQWAEVVSPTPRKPFFVGDLPHAWVASDFVRSVLDMFAYTRDIDDSLVLAAGVPAAWFDGKGIAIQDLRTPQGELSYQLRQQKNRLTLGISGGLRVPSGGLVLPWPHPGEPGRTLVNGEAAQWENGELRIRSLPADVQIEVR
- a CDS encoding bifunctional 4-hydroxy-2-oxoglutarate aldolase/2-dehydro-3-deoxy-phosphogluconate aldolase, yielding MTIAEHQNKAEHLLHAAGILPVVTVHSLDEARRVSAALLEGGLPAIELTLRTPVAMQALAMLKRELPDIMIGAGTVLSEIQLRQSIDAGADFIVTPGTPPALADALAQAPLPVVPGAATPTELLALMARGFRVCKLFPATAVGGLAMLKGLAGPLADLKLCPTGGIGESTAADYLAQPNVVCIGGSWMVPKEWLANGEWDKVRESAAKAAAIVRSVGNRKPGIGNR
- the edd gene encoding phosphogluconate dehydratase, which translates into the protein MTLHPNIHAITERLRARSVPSRRAYLAGIDAALRDGPFRSRLSCGNLAHGFAASGPTDKSRLEGGITPNLGIVSAYNDMLSAHQPFEHYPEIIRSTARALGATAQVAGGVPAMCDGVTQGRPGMELSLFSRDVIAQATAIGLSHDMFDSTIYLGVCDKIVPGLLIGALAFGHLPAVFVPAGPMTPGIPNKQKAEVRERYAAGQASREELLAAESASYHAPGTCTFYGTANSNQVLLEAMGVQLPGASFVNPGTPLRDALTQQATERALRITALGSDFRPLGRLIDERAIVNAAVALMATGGSTNHTIHWVAVARAAGIVLTWDDLDELSQIVPLLTRVYPNGEADVNHFAAAGGVGFVFRELMDAGLMHDDLATIVPGGMRAYGDEPCVQNGALAYVPSPARSADEAVVRPASNPFEAQGGLRLLRGNLGRSLIKLSAVKPEFRTIEAPAVVIDAPQALNKLHAAGVLPHDFVVVLRYQGPRANGMPELHSLAPLLGLLQNQGRRVALVTDGRLSGASGKFPAAIHVTPEAARGGPIARVREGDIVRLDGEAGTLEVLVDAAEWATRALAPNTAPAAHDLGRNLFALNRRVVGPADQGAISISCGPPAADGDVWDYDAEYDLGRSSEAAAAPHEAKDA